In Campylobacter porcelli, the sequence TCAGCGTTACGCTAAAGCCGTTTTTGATAAGATCTAAAGCCGTTTGATACACGCAGATATGAGCCTCTACGCCGATTAAAATCACACTTTTATAGCCTAAGATTTCATCTTTTATAGAGTTAAAAGCTGAGAATTCTAACTTATCAAATATCTTAGAGTTTATTAAATTTAGTATCTGCTCATCACTGTCGCCAAGACCTTTTTTATACTGCTGCGTAGCGATTATTTTTAGCCCTAATTCATTTGCTATTTTTAGAAATTTAACGCTATTAGCCACCAAATTTTTATCACTCATCACATTTAAAAGCTTAGTTTGCATATCTATTACTACAACTACACTATCCATAAATTCCCCTTTATTTTACAAATCTATCTCGATGCCTACAGGGGCGTGATCGCTACCCTCTATACCATCAAGTATAAAAGCATCTTTTAGCTTATCTTTTAAATTTGAACTGATGAAAAAATAATCAATCCGCCAACCTACATTTTTAGCCCTTGAATTAAACCTATAGCTCCACCAAGAATACACATCCTTCTTATCGCCATTTATAAACCTAAAAGTATCGATAAATCCAGCGTCTAAAACCCTATCTATCCACTCCCTTTCACATGGCAAAAATCCGCTTGTTTTAGAGTTAGCCTTTGGGTTTTTTAGATCAATTTCTCTGTGAGCGGTATTTACATCGCCACAAAATATCACCCCCTTACCATCACCAACCAAAGCCTTGATATAAGCTAGAAATTTATCATAAAAATCCATCTTATACGCTAGTCTCTCATCGCCTTGCTGACCATTTGGAAAATATATATTAAAAAGATGGATATTATCAAATCTATGCTCTAAAACCCTACCCTCATCATCATCAAAAAACTGCGATTTTAGATTAGTTGATTTTAAATTCGACAAGCTCATCACGCCTGAATACCCAGCCCTTTTGGCTGAATTTACAGATATATTTTCAAATCCTAGATTGTATATTTGAGCTGGGATTTTATCCTCGCTTGCCTTTATCTCTTGAAGAGCTAGAAAATCTGGCTTATACTCACTAAGCCACGAAAAAGCATCTTTATTTATAACCGCCCTAAGTCCATTTACATTCCACGAAATCAGTTTCACATTTCACCCTTTTTTAATCCCATTATAATCCAAAATTTAAAATATTTTCCAATCATTAACTATATCTTTATCATAAAATTACAATCTAAGCTTATAATTCCAACTTTTATTTTAAAGGAAATTTAAATGAGCTCAAATAAATTTATCATATATTTTGCACTATTTATCACAGCGTTAAATTATAAATTTTTCGAATTTGCCTTTGATAGCGTAGGCTTTACAGATAATGCCATTTTATTACTATCTTTGCCGGTGCTATTTTTCTCTCTTGTAGTTTTTATTTTTAGCTTACTATTTTTACCCTATATCACAAAGGCTTTAGCAATATTTTTAACCATAATTGGCGTTGTCGGAGCGTATTTTATGAATGCCTACTCAGTCATCATAGATAGCGAAATGATAAGAAACGCACTTCAAACGGACGCTAAAGAGGTAAATGACCTATTAAATTTAAATATGATATTTTGGGTAGCCCTAGCCGCCATAGCTATATTTTTAATAATCAAAGTAAAAATAACCAAAACAAATATACTAAAAGCCCTAAAATACAGAAGTTTGCTCTGTGCTACTTCTCTCATACTTTTTGGCGTGATTTTTGCTAGTTTGAGTAAGGATTACATTCCATTTTTTAGAACTTACAATCAAATAAGATTTTACACAACCCCTTTTTATCCCTTATACTCAGCAAATAAATATATAAATTCCCTAGCGCCAAAGGCTGAATTTAAGGAGATTGGGCTTGATGCCTCAATGCAAACAGATCAAAAAATGCTATTTGTATTTGTAGCTGGAGAGACTGCTAGAGCAGCAAACTACTCATTAAATGGCTATGAAATAAACGATACAAATCCGTACTCCAAAGCAAATGAAATGCTAAGTTTTTCCAAATTTAGCTCTTGTGGGACTTCAACTGCTATAAGTTTGCCTTGTATGTTTTCAAATTTAAATAGAGATAATTTCTCAGTCAATGCCGCTTCAAATATGAGTAATGTGCTAGATGTCTTAAAAACTGCTGGAGTAAAAGTAAGCTGGATAGGAAATAACTCTGGATCGTGTAAAGGTATCTGTACGCGTTTAGATGATATTAAGGATTTTGGCGGTGATAGCTATGATGGAGTTATGCTACAAGAGATAAAAAGCCAAATTCAAAATGCTAAAGATAGTAGCCTAATAGTCGTCCATCTCCAAGGTAGCCACGGACCAACATATTTTAAAAGATATCCGAAAGAATTTGCTAAATTTAGCCCGACTTGCGATACAGCTACTTTGAAAAACTGCACCTATCAAGAGATAGTAAATACCTATGATAACACAATTTTATACACAGATTACATAATAAACCAAATAGTAGATATGCTAGAGCAAAGCGATATGCAAACTGGTTTATTCTATGTAAGCGACCACGGCGAGAGCCTTGGAGAAAATGGGGTTTATCTCCATGGAGCACCATACTTTTTAGCACCAGATTTTCAAACTAAAGTCCCTGCAATGCTATGGCTAGAAGATAAAAATCAGCTAGAAAATTTAAAAAATATAAAAGATAATAGCTTCTCACATGATAATATTTTTCACACTATTTTAGGATTTTTTGATATTCAAACAAGCATTTATGATAAAAACCTAGATATAATAAACTAAATAGGCAAAAATATGGAGTTATATAAAAGCATTGTATCTATGATTTTAGGAGAGAAAAAATCAGAAATTATAGAATTTATAGCTAATAATTTAGATGATGATAAGAGATTTAAATACACTATAAAAGAGCTATGCGATGAGCTAAATATCAGCAAACCAACAGCCATAGAGACTATAAATTTACTAACTCAAAAGCGTGTAATAAAAAAGATAAAAAATGGAGTATATCAACTAAATATCTAGCCCAAAAAGATGAGATATTAAAATTTTAAATCCAATCCCAATAAGAATAACTCCACCTAAAATCAAAGCCTTACTCTCTAAGGCCTCACCAAGATATTTACCAAGATAAACAGCCCCAATACATATAATAAAACAAACTACCCCAACTGCGATTAGACTAAGCAAAATACTACCACCTTCAAAGCTAAGTGCTACACCAACAGCCAAGGCATCAATACTAGTAGCTACTGCCCCGATGATTAATAATTTTAAACTCAAATCTATACTACACTCTAAATTTCCGCTATCTCTAGACTCTTTAATCATCTTTAATCCCAAAAATACCAAAATACAAAATGCTATATAGTGATCGATAAATTCTGCATATCTGATAAACTCAAGCCCCAAAATATAGCCAATAAACAGCATAAAAGCCTGAAAAAATCCATAAATAAAAGCAATTTTGATAATCTTAAGTAATTTTAAATTTCCACACTTAGCACCATTTGCGATGCTAAGCGCCGCACTATCCATAGAGAGTGCAATCGCTAAAAATAGAAGTTCCATTATAACCCAGCGTTTGCTATAGCATTTGCTTGATAATCAGCTATTAATGGATCGATAATCTCATCAAAGAGCCCACCAGCCATAATCACATCAAGCCTATAAAGTGTCAAATTTATCCTGTGGTCACTAATTCTATTTTGCGGATAGTTATAAGTGCGGATTCTACCGCTTCTATCCCCAGTCCCAACTTGGTCTTTACGCTCTTGGCTTTGAGCTGCTAGACGCTCTTTTTCTTGCATCTCATAAAGTCTAGCTTTTAAAACCTTCATCGCAGCCTCTTTATTTTTATGCTGACTTTTGCCATCTTGATTTACCACTACTAATCCAGTTGGTTTATGCGTGATTCTAACAGCCGAATCTGTGGTATTGACACTTTGACCACCATGTCCGCTACTACGCATTACATCTATTTTAAGGTCGTTTTCATTGATAATAATCTGGCTATCTTGAACTTCAGGCATAACCGCTACGGTAATAGCAGATGTATGAACTCTACCTTGGCTTTCAGTCTCTGGGACCCTTTGAACTCTATGTGTGCCACCTTCGAATTTTAATCTTGAGTAGGCACCATCGCCCTTTATAAGCAAAATAATCTCTTTAAACCCACCAGCGCTTCCTTGGCTAGAGCTTACAATCTCAAATTTATACCCTCTTTGCTCGGTATAACGCATATAAGCATTTGCCAAATCCCCCACGAACAAGGCCGCCTCATCGCCGCCAGTCCCAGCTCTAAGCTCTAAAAATATATTTTTATCATCATTTGGGTCTTTTGGAATGAGTAAAATCCTAATCTCATTTTCTAACTTCTCAAGAGATGATTCAAGCGTCTTAAGCTCATCTTTAGCAAGCTCCCCTAGCTCACTATCGCCTAAAAGTTCGCGATTTTCCTCAATGCTTGATAATATGCTTAAATACCTATCACTAGCTTCTTTGATTGGTTCTAAATTTCTTTGTTCTTTGGAGAGTTCAGTCATACGATTAATATCGTTGATAACTGCTGGATCGCTTAGTAAATTCTCTATTTCACTAAAGCGATCTATGAATGGGCGGAGTTTTTGCGCAAGCATAAACTAGCTTATGCAGCTAATGTATTTACTAATTTTGCTAAGCGGCTAACTTTTCTAGAAGCTGTCTCTTTTTTAAGAAAGCCTTTACTTACAAAACTATGAAAGCTCTTATTTACATCTTTTAATGCTACCAAAGCCGCTTCTTTATCATTATTAGCGACTGCTACTCTTACCGCTTTTGTCAAATTTTTTAATCTTGTGCGGTAAAATCTATTTCTTTCTGTTCTTTTTATGGTTTGTCTTGCTCTTTTTTCAGCAGATTTATGATTTGCCATAACATACCTTTTTCATAATTTTAGTTCGGAATTATACCAAAATGATTATTAATCAAAACTGAATTTAAGTATCCTTTAATCTAATTAAATTTGCCTTCATTCTCATCAGTTTAATATTTTTAGATAAAATTGCGATTAAATTTATCTAATGAGGGAAAAATGAAGCTATTTGGAACTGATGGAGTAAGAGGTCTAGCTGGGAAAAAGCTAGATGCGATGACGGCTATGCGTCTAGCGATGGCAGCTGGAATATACTTTAGAGAGCACTCTAAGACCAATAAAATTTTAGTCGGCAAAGATACAAGAAAAAGTGGCTATATGATAGAAACCGCTATTGTAGCGGGACTTACGGCTGTTGGGTATGATGTAGTCCAGATTGGTCCAATGCCAACTCCAGCTATTGCTTTTTTAACCGAAGATATGCGATGCGATGCTGGTATAATGATAAGTGCGAGCCATAATCCATTTTATGATAATGGGATTAAATTTTTTGATGGTAGTGGAAATAAGCTATCTGAAACAGATGAAAAAGATATTGAAGATATATATTTTGATTCAAATTTAATAGAAAATAATCAAAAAACCGCTCTAAATATCGGTAGCGCTAAAAGAATTGATGATGTTATAGGTCGCTATATCGTTCATATTAAAAATTCATTTCCAAAAGAGCTAACATTAAAAGGATTAAGAGTAGTTTTAGATGTGGCAAATGGCGCTGCATACAAGGTCGCTCCAACGGTTTTTAGCGAGTTAGGCGCTGAAATAATCGTGCTAAATGACAAGCC encodes:
- a CDS encoding manganese efflux pump MntP family protein; amino-acid sequence: MELLFLAIALSMDSAALSIANGAKCGNLKLLKIIKIAFIYGFFQAFMLFIGYILGLEFIRYAEFIDHYIAFCILVFLGLKMIKESRDSGNLECSIDLSLKLLIIGAVATSIDALAVGVALSFEGGSILLSLIAVGVVCFIICIGAVYLGKYLGEALESKALILGGVILIGIGFKILISHLFGLDI
- a CDS encoding exodeoxyribonuclease III, with amino-acid sequence MKLISWNVNGLRAVINKDAFSWLSEYKPDFLALQEIKASEDKIPAQIYNLGFENISVNSAKRAGYSGVMSLSNLKSTNLKSQFFDDDEGRVLEHRFDNIHLFNIYFPNGQQGDERLAYKMDFYDKFLAYIKALVGDGKGVIFCGDVNTAHREIDLKNPKANSKTSGFLPCEREWIDRVLDAGFIDTFRFINGDKKDVYSWWSYRFNSRAKNVGWRIDYFFISSNLKDKLKDAFILDGIEGSDHAPVGIEIDL
- a CDS encoding replication/maintenance protein RepL encodes the protein MELYKSIVSMILGEKKSEIIEFIANNLDDDKRFKYTIKELCDELNISKPTAIETINLLTQKRVIKKIKNGVYQLNI
- a CDS encoding phosphoethanolamine transferase, with amino-acid sequence MSSNKFIIYFALFITALNYKFFEFAFDSVGFTDNAILLLSLPVLFFSLVVFIFSLLFLPYITKALAIFLTIIGVVGAYFMNAYSVIIDSEMIRNALQTDAKEVNDLLNLNMIFWVALAAIAIFLIIKVKITKTNILKALKYRSLLCATSLILFGVIFASLSKDYIPFFRTYNQIRFYTTPFYPLYSANKYINSLAPKAEFKEIGLDASMQTDQKMLFVFVAGETARAANYSLNGYEINDTNPYSKANEMLSFSKFSSCGTSTAISLPCMFSNLNRDNFSVNAASNMSNVLDVLKTAGVKVSWIGNNSGSCKGICTRLDDIKDFGGDSYDGVMLQEIKSQIQNAKDSSLIVVHLQGSHGPTYFKRYPKEFAKFSPTCDTATLKNCTYQEIVNTYDNTILYTDYIINQIVDMLEQSDMQTGLFYVSDHGESLGENGVYLHGAPYFLAPDFQTKVPAMLWLEDKNQLENLKNIKDNSFSHDNIFHTILGFFDIQTSIYDKNLDIIN
- a CDS encoding isochorismatase family protein, which codes for MDSVVVVIDMQTKLLNVMSDKNLVANSVKFLKIANELGLKIIATQQYKKGLGDSDEQILNLINSKIFDKLEFSAFNSIKDEILGYKSVILIGVEAHICVYQTALDLIKNGFSVTLIDECIGSRDPQNKVLAYLNLKEAKVKSIEMVAFELLQSATHPSFKAISNLIK
- the prfA gene encoding peptide chain release factor 1 is translated as MLAQKLRPFIDRFSEIENLLSDPAVINDINRMTELSKEQRNLEPIKEASDRYLSILSSIEENRELLGDSELGELAKDELKTLESSLEKLENEIRILLIPKDPNDDKNIFLELRAGTGGDEAALFVGDLANAYMRYTEQRGYKFEIVSSSQGSAGGFKEIILLIKGDGAYSRLKFEGGTHRVQRVPETESQGRVHTSAITVAVMPEVQDSQIIINENDLKIDVMRSSGHGGQSVNTTDSAVRITHKPTGLVVVNQDGKSQHKNKEAAMKVLKARLYEMQEKERLAAQSQERKDQVGTGDRSGRIRTYNYPQNRISDHRINLTLYRLDVIMAGGLFDEIIDPLIADYQANAIANAGL
- the rpsT gene encoding 30S ribosomal protein S20; translated protein: MANHKSAEKRARQTIKRTERNRFYRTRLKNLTKAVRVAVANNDKEAALVALKDVNKSFHSFVSKGFLKKETASRKVSRLAKLVNTLAA